A genomic region of Alistipes megaguti contains the following coding sequences:
- a CDS encoding V-type ATP synthase subunit I, whose amino-acid sequence MIARMSKYDFVLYAAQSEDFITRLRELGLVDITTTGWEPSEEDRQLLLDIEGCTKAAEFLKAFRADRSHDALRGEPFASGREAYEHYAAAQREATAIRTEIARLEKAADELRPWGAFDAERTAQLAADGVVLRYFSVQRSTFDKMKEEWADSYTLSEISRTDAAVWFVVVTAPGEEVAIDAQEMKTPQMDIREAERRLAAERERLSALDAEFARVAASEELLAQYAAELRERLQGVRVEATARHEADGSLVIMEGWAETETSAKVDALLEAYPNVVWLKSDPTPEDDTPVKLKNNRFARIFEMIGDLYARPKYGTLDLTPFFAPFYMLFFGICLNDAGYGLVLLAAGLFMLYKFREPGMMRRAAWFATLCALTTVVFGAICGSFFGLSLNEYFPSIPFFDFQGKFFIISLVIGLVQILFGMALNIWTTTRCFGITHAFGQLGWFIILVSCSLAVALPMAGITIPGFTSGSVAFYVALGIGGVLLLVLNNPRRNPLVNVGAGLWDLYNNITGLLSDVLSYIRLFAIGLSGGVLALVFNTLAEGFVPEGANIVVRLLVMIPILLIGHGINLFMSTISSFVHPMRLTFVEFFKNAGFEMASRSFDPIRKMDKTNE is encoded by the coding sequence ATGATAGCCAGAATGTCGAAATACGACTTTGTGCTCTATGCGGCACAGAGCGAGGATTTCATCACCCGGCTGCGTGAGCTCGGGCTGGTGGACATCACCACCACGGGGTGGGAACCCTCGGAGGAGGACCGGCAGCTGCTGCTCGACATCGAGGGTTGCACGAAGGCCGCGGAGTTCCTCAAGGCGTTCCGCGCCGACAGAAGCCACGATGCCCTGCGCGGCGAACCCTTTGCCTCGGGGCGCGAGGCCTACGAACACTATGCCGCGGCGCAGCGCGAAGCAACCGCCATCCGCACGGAGATCGCACGGCTGGAGAAGGCGGCCGACGAGTTGCGTCCGTGGGGCGCGTTCGATGCGGAGCGCACGGCGCAGCTGGCGGCCGACGGCGTTGTGCTGCGTTATTTCTCGGTGCAGCGCAGTACGTTCGACAAGATGAAGGAGGAGTGGGCGGACAGCTATACGCTCTCGGAGATCTCGCGCACGGATGCTGCGGTATGGTTCGTCGTGGTGACGGCTCCGGGTGAGGAGGTGGCCATCGACGCCCAGGAGATGAAGACCCCTCAGATGGATATCCGCGAGGCGGAGCGCCGTCTGGCGGCCGAGCGGGAGCGTCTGTCGGCGCTCGACGCGGAATTTGCCCGTGTGGCGGCCTCCGAAGAGCTGCTGGCACAGTATGCCGCCGAACTCAGGGAGCGGCTGCAGGGCGTGCGCGTCGAGGCGACGGCCCGGCACGAAGCCGACGGCTCGCTGGTGATCATGGAGGGGTGGGCCGAGACCGAAACCTCGGCGAAGGTCGACGCGCTGCTCGAGGCGTACCCCAATGTCGTCTGGCTCAAGAGCGACCCGACGCCCGAGGACGATACGCCCGTCAAGCTGAAGAACAACCGCTTTGCGCGGATCTTCGAGATGATCGGCGACCTCTACGCCCGGCCGAAGTACGGCACGCTGGATCTGACGCCCTTCTTCGCGCCGTTCTACATGCTCTTCTTCGGCATCTGTCTGAACGATGCCGGATACGGTCTGGTATTGCTGGCCGCGGGACTCTTCATGCTGTACAAGTTCCGCGAGCCAGGCATGATGCGCCGCGCCGCGTGGTTCGCCACGCTGTGCGCCCTGACGACGGTCGTCTTCGGCGCCATCTGCGGCTCGTTCTTCGGTCTGAGCCTCAACGAGTACTTCCCCTCGATCCCGTTCTTCGACTTCCAGGGCAAGTTCTTCATCATCTCGCTGGTGATCGGTCTGGTGCAGATCCTCTTCGGCATGGCGCTCAACATCTGGACGACGACGCGCTGCTTCGGCATCACGCACGCCTTCGGGCAGTTGGGATGGTTCATCATCCTCGTCTCGTGCTCGCTGGCCGTGGCGCTGCCCATGGCCGGGATCACGATTCCGGGCTTCACGTCCGGGTCGGTGGCCTTCTACGTGGCGCTGGGAATCGGCGGTGTGCTGCTGCTGGTGCTCAACAACCCGCGGCGCAATCCGCTCGTTAACGTCGGAGCCGGACTGTGGGATCTCTACAACAACATCACCGGCCTGCTGAGCGACGTGCTGTCGTACATCCGTCTGTTCGCCATCGGACTGTCGGGCGGTGTGCTGGCACTGGTCTTCAATACGCTGGCCGAGGGCTTCGTCCCCGAGGGCGCCAACATCGTGGTGCGGCTGCTGGTGATGATTCCGATCCTGCTGATCGGCCATGGCATCAACCTCTTCATGTCGACCATCTCGTCGTTCGTTCACCCGATGCGACTCACCTTCGTGGAGTTCTTCAAGAACGCCGGCTTCGAGATGGCCTCGCGGTCGTTCGACCCCATCCGCAAAATGGACAAGACAAACGAATAA
- a CDS encoding V-type ATP synthase subunit D, with protein MAIKFQYNKTSLGELGKQLKMRQKALPTIKSKESALRSEVKKAKDSAGDYRRQLEALKAEYDYMVSLWGEFDSDLLRIADVDLAERKIAGVRIPELEGVRFEEKAYDLFSSPAWFADGVGILKRLARLGLEYEVYVRRMELLDFARRKTTQKVNLYEKVQIPGYEDAIRKIKRFMEDEENLSKSAQKIVKNKQQAAGEGALL; from the coding sequence ATGGCCATCAAGTTCCAATACAACAAGACCTCGCTGGGCGAACTCGGTAAGCAGCTGAAAATGCGGCAGAAGGCCCTTCCGACGATCAAGAGCAAGGAGTCGGCGCTGCGTTCCGAGGTGAAGAAGGCGAAGGACTCCGCAGGCGACTACCGTCGGCAGCTCGAAGCCCTGAAGGCCGAGTACGACTACATGGTGTCGTTGTGGGGAGAGTTTGACAGTGACCTGCTCCGCATTGCGGATGTGGATCTGGCCGAGCGCAAGATCGCCGGTGTCCGCATCCCCGAGCTGGAGGGGGTCCGCTTCGAGGAGAAGGCCTACGACCTCTTCTCCTCGCCGGCGTGGTTTGCCGACGGGGTGGGGATCCTCAAGCGGCTGGCACGCCTGGGCCTCGAATACGAGGTCTATGTGCGGCGCATGGAGCTGCTGGATTTCGCCCGCCGCAAGACCACGCAGAAGGTGAATCTCTACGAAAAGGTGCAGATCCCGGGCTATGAGGATGCCATCCGCAAGATCAAGCGCTTCATGGAGGACGAGGAGAACCTTTCGAAATCGGCCCAGAAGATCGTCAAAAACAAACAACAGGCTGCCGGGGAGGGCGCTCTGCTATGA
- a CDS encoding ATPase, translated as MAYVGVALMVGLAGIASSIGTAIAGMASVGAMKKNGDAFGSYMILSALPGSQGLYGFVCFFLVQGGLTNPTMTQGAAILGAGILVGIVNLASSIYQAKICANGIAAIGNGHDVMGKTLILAAFPELYAILSVAATFLIATLDGVNLF; from the coding sequence ATGGCTTACGTCGGCGTAGCGTTGATGGTGGGCCTGGCGGGCATCGCATCCTCCATCGGAACGGCCATCGCAGGCATGGCTTCGGTCGGTGCCATGAAGAAGAACGGCGACGCCTTCGGTAGCTACATGATCCTCTCGGCGCTCCCCGGTTCGCAGGGCCTCTACGGCTTCGTCTGCTTCTTCCTCGTGCAGGGCGGACTGACCAACCCGACGATGACGCAGGGCGCAGCCATTCTGGGTGCCGGTATTCTGGTCGGTATCGTCAATCTGGCTTCGTCGATCTATCAGGCGAAGATCTGCGCCAACGGTATCGCCGCCATCGGAAACGGTCACGACGTGATGGGTAAGACGCTGATTCTGGCCGCCTTCCCGGAGCTGTACGCCATTCTGTCGGTTGCCGCCACCTTCCTGATCGCCACGCTCGACGGCGTGAATCTCTTCTAA
- a CDS encoding V-type ATP synthase subunit A has protein sequence MKTTGRVNGIISNIVIVKADGPVGQNEICHVWTGDTKMMAEVIKVIGDAAYVQVFDSTRGLKIGDRVEFEGHMLEVTLAPGLLSRNYDGLQNDLEKMEGLFIARGSITDPVDFDAEWEFTPLAKAGDKVSAASWLGEVQEKWVRHKIMVPFTMTGRYTVKSVAKAGKYKVRDTVAVVTDDEGRDHEITMVQKWPVKQAIRCYTEKPRPSRVMETGVRAIDTFNPMAEGGTGFIPGPFGAGKTVLQHAISKQADADVIIMVACGERANEVVEIFKEFPELVDPRTGHKLMERTIIICNTSNMPVAAREASVYTGMTIGEYYRSMGLKVLVMADSTSRWAQALREMSNRLEELPGQDAFPMDLSAIISNFYSRAGLVKLTNGETGSVTFLGTVSPAGGNLKEPVTESTKKAARCFYALSQGRADSKRYPAIDPLDSYSKYLEYPEIREYLDGHIEKNWVDLVYAGKTIVQRGKEANDQINILGDDGVPVEYHERFWKSELLDFVILQQDAFDAIDANCPIERQKMMYEMVLGICRKEFSFADFEQCSQFFKGLINLFRQMNYSEWKSEKFENYKRQIEEYVSEKNN, from the coding sequence ATGAAAACTACGGGACGTGTAAACGGTATCATCTCCAACATCGTGATCGTCAAGGCCGACGGACCTGTGGGCCAGAACGAGATCTGCCACGTGTGGACGGGTGATACGAAGATGATGGCCGAGGTCATCAAGGTCATAGGCGATGCGGCCTATGTACAGGTTTTTGACAGCACGCGCGGGCTGAAGATCGGCGACCGCGTCGAATTCGAGGGGCACATGCTCGAGGTGACGCTGGCTCCGGGTCTGCTGTCGCGCAACTACGACGGTCTGCAGAACGACCTCGAAAAGATGGAGGGGTTGTTCATCGCCCGCGGGTCGATCACCGATCCGGTCGATTTCGACGCCGAGTGGGAGTTCACGCCGCTGGCCAAGGCCGGTGACAAGGTCTCGGCCGCCTCGTGGCTGGGCGAGGTGCAGGAGAAATGGGTGCGCCACAAGATCATGGTCCCCTTCACGATGACGGGCCGCTATACGGTCAAGAGCGTGGCCAAGGCCGGCAAGTACAAGGTGCGCGACACGGTGGCCGTGGTGACCGACGACGAGGGCCGCGACCACGAGATCACGATGGTGCAGAAGTGGCCCGTCAAGCAGGCCATCCGCTGCTACACGGAGAAGCCGCGTCCGTCGCGCGTCATGGAGACCGGCGTGCGCGCCATCGACACCTTCAACCCCATGGCCGAGGGCGGTACGGGATTCATCCCCGGGCCGTTCGGCGCCGGCAAGACCGTGCTGCAGCACGCCATCTCGAAACAGGCCGATGCCGACGTGATCATCATGGTGGCCTGCGGCGAGCGAGCCAACGAGGTGGTGGAGATCTTCAAGGAGTTCCCCGAACTGGTCGATCCCCGCACGGGCCACAAGCTGATGGAGCGTACGATCATCATCTGCAATACGTCGAACATGCCCGTTGCGGCGCGTGAGGCGTCGGTCTACACGGGTATGACGATCGGCGAGTACTACCGTTCAATGGGTCTGAAGGTGCTGGTCATGGCCGACTCGACGTCGCGCTGGGCTCAGGCGCTGCGCGAGATGTCGAACCGTCTGGAGGAGCTTCCGGGTCAGGACGCCTTCCCGATGGACCTCTCGGCCATCATCTCGAACTTCTACTCGCGCGCCGGTCTGGTGAAGCTGACCAACGGCGAGACGGGTTCGGTCACCTTCCTCGGTACGGTGTCGCCCGCCGGCGGTAACCTCAAGGAGCCCGTCACCGAATCGACCAAGAAGGCCGCGCGCTGCTTCTACGCCCTTTCGCAGGGGCGCGCCGACTCGAAGCGCTACCCGGCCATCGACCCGCTGGACTCCTACTCGAAATACCTCGAATACCCGGAGATCCGCGAATACCTCGACGGCCATATCGAGAAGAACTGGGTCGACCTGGTCTATGCCGGCAAGACGATCGTGCAGCGCGGCAAGGAGGCCAACGACCAGATCAACATTCTGGGTGACGACGGTGTGCCGGTCGAGTACCACGAGCGCTTCTGGAAGTCGGAGCTGCTCGACTTCGTCATCCTGCAGCAGGACGCCTTCGACGCCATCGACGCCAACTGCCCGATCGAGCGTCAGAAGATGATGTACGAGATGGTGCTGGGAATCTGCCGGAAGGAGTTCTCGTTTGCCGATTTCGAGCAGTGCTCGCAGTTCTTCAAGGGGTTGATCAACCTCTTCCGCCAGATGAACTACTCGGAGTGGAAGTCGGAGAAGTTCGAGAACTACAAACGACAGATCGAAGAGTATGTGAGTGAAAAAAACAACTAA
- a CDS encoding DUF2764 family protein produces MFATQYYTLVASLREYALDADTKGFDAREIIDSILEGVSAADARRVRLLYGYYDCENLAALRSGRTAFNELGNLSREELEEELRSPQRLPEALARVVRAYADPEGEEAESVDTAQRFEKELFEAYYAACEGSRSRFLRAWSAFDRTLRNVTAAVAARTAGRSIDEAVVGQGDVADQLRRSSAADFGLRGELPWIDAVIAALNDEANLVEKERKLDLIRWSEAAELATFDYFDIDAILSYLVRVNIVARWTRLDARRGREMFTRLMASLDGRQLIENKQ; encoded by the coding sequence ATGTTCGCAACCCAATACTATACGCTGGTTGCCTCGCTGAGAGAGTACGCGCTCGATGCCGATACGAAGGGCTTCGATGCCCGCGAGATCATCGACTCGATTCTCGAAGGGGTCTCGGCCGCCGATGCCCGCCGCGTGCGGCTTCTGTACGGCTACTACGACTGCGAGAATCTGGCGGCCCTGCGCAGCGGCCGGACGGCCTTCAATGAGCTGGGCAACCTCTCGCGCGAGGAGCTCGAGGAGGAGCTCCGCTCGCCGCAGCGTCTCCCCGAGGCGCTGGCCCGCGTGGTGAGGGCCTACGCCGATCCCGAAGGGGAGGAGGCCGAGTCGGTCGATACGGCGCAACGCTTCGAGAAGGAGCTCTTCGAGGCCTATTACGCGGCCTGCGAGGGGTCGCGCAGCCGTTTCCTGCGTGCATGGTCGGCCTTCGACCGCACGCTGCGCAACGTCACGGCCGCCGTGGCGGCACGTACGGCCGGCCGCAGCATCGACGAGGCGGTGGTCGGCCAGGGCGATGTGGCCGATCAGTTGCGGCGCAGTTCGGCGGCCGACTTCGGCCTGCGCGGCGAACTGCCCTGGATCGACGCCGTGATCGCCGCCCTGAACGACGAGGCCAACCTCGTCGAGAAGGAGCGTAAACTCGATCTGATCCGCTGGTCGGAGGCCGCGGAACTGGCTACGTTCGACTACTTCGACATCGACGCCATCCTCTCCTATCTGGTCCGCGTGAATATCGTGGCGCGCTGGACGCGGCTCGATGCCCGACGCGGCCGCGAGATGTTCACCCGCCTGATGGCCTCGCTCGACGGCCGGCAGCTCATTGAAAATAAACAATAA
- a CDS encoding V-type ATP synthase subunit B, with protein sequence MTTRAFQKIYTRIDNITKATVTLRAQGVGNDELATVGGKLAQVVKIMGENVTLQVFAGTEGLATDSEVIFHGEPPKLRVSDALAGRFFNAYGEPLEGGEIVEGEAREIGGPTVNPFKRIQPSELIATGIAGIDLNNTIVTGQKIPFFADPDQPYNAVMANVALRAKADKIILGGMGLTNDDFLYFKSVFENAGALDRIVSFVNTTENPPVERLLVPDMALTAAEYFAVDKGEKVLVLLTDMTLYADALAIVSNRMDQIPSKDSMPGSLYSDLAKIYEKAVQLPNGGSITIIAVTTLSGGDITHAVPDNTGYITEGQLFLRNDSDTGKVIVDPFRSLSRLKQLVIGKKTREDHPQVMNACVRLYADAANAKTKLENGFDLSDYDERALKFARDYSEKLLAIDVNIGITEMLDTAWSLFAKYFSKEEVAIKEELIRKYWKEA encoded by the coding sequence ATGACAACACGCGCATTTCAGAAGATATATACCCGCATTGACAACATCACCAAGGCCACGGTGACGCTCCGGGCCCAGGGGGTCGGCAACGACGAACTGGCCACCGTGGGCGGCAAACTGGCCCAGGTGGTGAAGATTATGGGCGAGAACGTGACGCTTCAGGTTTTCGCCGGCACCGAGGGCCTCGCGACCGATTCGGAGGTCATCTTCCACGGCGAACCGCCGAAGCTGCGAGTTTCGGACGCCCTGGCCGGGCGCTTCTTCAACGCCTACGGCGAACCGCTCGAGGGCGGTGAGATCGTCGAGGGCGAGGCCCGCGAGATCGGCGGCCCGACGGTCAACCCCTTCAAGCGTATCCAGCCCTCGGAGCTCATCGCAACGGGTATCGCCGGCATCGACCTCAACAACACGATCGTCACGGGCCAGAAGATCCCCTTCTTCGCCGACCCGGACCAGCCCTACAACGCCGTGATGGCCAACGTGGCCCTGCGTGCCAAGGCCGACAAGATCATCCTGGGCGGCATGGGTCTGACGAACGACGACTTCCTCTACTTCAAGTCAGTCTTCGAGAATGCCGGTGCGCTGGACCGCATCGTCTCGTTCGTCAACACGACGGAGAATCCGCCGGTCGAGCGTCTGCTTGTCCCGGACATGGCGCTGACGGCGGCCGAATACTTCGCCGTCGACAAGGGCGAGAAGGTGCTGGTGCTGTTGACGGACATGACGCTCTACGCCGATGCCCTGGCCATCGTCTCGAACCGTATGGACCAGATCCCCTCGAAGGACTCGATGCCCGGATCGCTCTATTCGGATCTGGCGAAGATCTACGAGAAGGCCGTGCAGCTGCCCAACGGCGGTTCGATCACCATCATCGCCGTGACGACCCTTTCGGGCGGCGACATCACGCACGCTGTGCCCGACAACACGGGTTACATTACGGAGGGTCAGTTGTTCCTGCGCAACGATTCGGATACGGGCAAGGTGATCGTCGACCCGTTCCGTTCGCTGTCGCGTCTGAAGCAGTTGGTCATCGGCAAGAAGACGCGTGAGGACCATCCGCAGGTGATGAACGCCTGCGTGCGTCTGTATGCCGACGCAGCCAACGCCAAGACGAAGCTCGAAAACGGTTTCGACCTGTCGGACTACGACGAACGGGCCCTGAAATTCGCCCGCGACTACTCGGAAAAACTGCTGGCGATCGACGTCAACATCGGCATCACGGAGATGCTCGACACGGCGTGGAGCCTCTTTGCGAAGTACTTCTCGAAGGAGGAGGTCGCCATCAAGGAGGAACTCATCAGGAAATACTGGAAGGAGGCGTAA